The following are from one region of the Hemitrygon akajei chromosome 31, sHemAka1.3, whole genome shotgun sequence genome:
- the LOC140718984 gene encoding dual specificity protein phosphatase 14-like, with the protein MEMQPLSFFLPKTQGLPSVPLPPPPPPSQPPPLTLPLFSPPLGSLSPLSQVTPSLFLSGGIVASDGQALRNRGITCVVNATLEMNGPRWPGLEYLRVPLPDLPHAPLSLYFDLVADRIWQVARRGGRTLVHCAAGISRSPTLCLAYLMKYHGQSLRKAYRWLHSRRPIIRPNVGFWRQLIDYERRLFGRYSVRMVPTPLGLAPDLYLQEGHGSLPYWAFQ; encoded by the coding sequence GTCCCTCTAccccctcctccacctccctctcaACCTCCACCCCTCACTCTGCCCCTCTTTTCCCCTCCCCTCGGCTCCCTGTCTCCCCTTTCTCAGGTCACACCCTCCCTCTTCCTGAGTGGCGGGATTGTGGCCTCAGATGGACAGGCCCTCCGCAACCGAGGCATCACCTGTGTGGTGAACGCTACGCTGGAGATGAATGGCCCTCGCTGGCCAGGCCTTGAGTACTTACGAGTGCCCTTACCAGACCTGCCTCACgctcccctctccctctactTTGACTTGGTGGCAGATCGGATCTGGCAGGTGGCCCGACGGGGGGGTCGGACCCTGGTGCATTGTGCAGCAGGCATTAGCCGATCCCCCACCCTCTGCCTGGCCTACCTGATGAAATACCATGGGCAGAGCCTGCGCAAGGCCTACCGCTGGCTCCACTCCCGCCGCCCTATCATCCGCCCCAACGTCGGCTTCTGGCGTCAGCTGATCGACTACGAGAGGCGGCTCTTCGGCAGATACAGTGTTCGTATGGTGCCCACCCCCCTGGGCTTGGCCCCTGACCTCTATCTGCAGGAGGGGCATGGTTCTCTGCCCTACTGGGCCTTCCaatga